A portion of the Streptomyces sp. YPW6 genome contains these proteins:
- a CDS encoding thioesterase family protein — MTFSVDVTVRGYELDTQGHLNQAVYLQYAEHARWELLRAAGLPQEKLLAGGIGPVQLEVTVRYRRELRGGERVRVTCWFDYGTGKTFTLEQQILKEDGTVAAEITGVAGVLDLTERRLVADPRGRLAALAGNPDLLTG; from the coding sequence ATGACCTTCTCCGTTGATGTGACCGTGCGCGGCTACGAGCTCGACACCCAGGGCCACCTGAACCAGGCCGTCTACCTCCAGTACGCGGAGCACGCCCGCTGGGAGCTGCTGCGCGCCGCCGGACTGCCCCAGGAGAAGCTGCTGGCCGGCGGAATCGGCCCGGTGCAGCTGGAGGTCACGGTCAGGTACCGCCGCGAACTGCGCGGCGGCGAGCGCGTACGGGTCACCTGCTGGTTCGACTACGGCACCGGCAAGACGTTCACCCTGGAGCAGCAGATCCTCAAGGAGGACGGCACGGTGGCCGCGGAGATCACCGGAGTGGCCGGCGTCCTCGACCTCACCGAACGCCGGCTCGTCGCGGACCCCCGGGGCCGCCTGGCGGCGCTGGCGGGCAACCCGGATCTGCTGACCGGCTGA
- a CDS encoding cytochrome P450, which yields MGRTSVENTTVRHDETVRTCPFDYAEQLEFDPRLRHLLTEEPVSRIRMAYGEGEAWLVTRYDDVRTVTTDRRFSRSAVLGRDFPRMTPEPIVQAESINLMDPPASSRLRSLVAKSFTPRRVEQMRGGTQRVVDRLLDEMADEGAPADFVARVSSPLPLITICEALDIPEADRPWLRAHAMTMMNVGAAGKQDAVRAKAELRGYFQELTADRRRSPGDDLISTLATARDGAELLDDDELAVMAMVLLITGQDTTTYQLGNIAYTLLTRPELLHSLRAEPARLPRTLEELLRHIPFRKGVGIPRIALEDVELGGVLIKAGDVVHVSYLTANRDAAKFDRPDELDPDRPSIPHMTFGWGAHHCLGAPLATMELDVAFSTLLTRFPALRLDVPPEDIEWNTTSIWRYPLALPVTW from the coding sequence ATGGGGAGAACCTCGGTGGAGAACACCACGGTGCGACACGACGAAACCGTACGGACCTGCCCGTTCGACTACGCGGAGCAGCTCGAGTTCGACCCCCGGCTCAGGCACCTGCTGACCGAGGAGCCGGTGTCCCGGATCCGGATGGCGTACGGCGAGGGCGAGGCCTGGCTCGTCACCCGCTACGACGACGTCCGGACGGTCACCACCGACCGGCGCTTCAGCCGCAGCGCCGTGCTCGGCCGTGACTTCCCCCGGATGACCCCGGAACCGATCGTCCAGGCCGAGTCCATCAACCTCATGGACCCGCCCGCCAGCAGCCGGCTCCGCAGCCTCGTCGCCAAGAGCTTCACCCCGCGCCGCGTCGAGCAGATGCGCGGCGGGACCCAGCGCGTCGTCGACCGGCTGCTGGACGAGATGGCCGACGAGGGCGCGCCGGCCGACTTCGTCGCCCGCGTCTCCTCGCCGCTGCCGCTCATCACCATCTGCGAGGCGCTCGACATCCCCGAGGCCGACCGCCCCTGGCTGCGCGCCCACGCCATGACCATGATGAACGTCGGGGCGGCCGGCAAGCAGGACGCCGTACGCGCCAAGGCGGAGCTGCGCGGCTACTTCCAGGAGCTGACCGCCGACCGCCGCCGCTCCCCGGGCGACGACCTCATCAGCACGCTGGCCACGGCCCGGGACGGCGCCGAGCTGCTGGACGACGACGAACTCGCCGTCATGGCGATGGTCCTGCTCATCACGGGCCAGGACACCACCACCTACCAGCTCGGCAACATCGCCTACACCCTGCTCACCCGCCCGGAACTCCTCCACTCCCTCCGGGCCGAACCGGCCCGGCTGCCCCGCACCCTGGAGGAGCTGCTGCGCCACATCCCCTTCCGCAAGGGCGTCGGCATCCCGCGCATCGCCCTGGAGGACGTGGAGCTCGGCGGCGTCCTGATCAAGGCCGGGGACGTGGTGCACGTGTCCTATCTGACGGCCAACCGGGACGCCGCCAAGTTCGACCGCCCCGACGAGCTGGACCCCGACCGGCCGTCCATCCCCCACATGACGTTCGGCTGGGGCGCCCACCACTGCCTGGGCGCACCGCTGGCCACGATGGAGCTGGACGTGGCCTTCTCCACGCTGCTGACCCGCTTCCCGGCCCTGCGTCTGGACGTGCCGCCCGAGGACATCGAGTGGAACACGACGTCCATCTGGCGTTACCCGCTCGCCCTGCCCGTCACCTGGTGA
- a CDS encoding Dyp-type peroxidase, with amino-acid sequence MGGAGLIGAGAAGAASAAPAAGSDEGRVPFHGPHQAGILTPQQRFGGFVAFDVLARDRAELEALLRKLTVRCRVLTAGVTPKDPDVAALRGPEDRLTITVGVGASLFDRRFGLRGARPPGLTRMPRFPGDRLEPGGCHGDLSVQVCAQHPDAVLHVVRDLARETGGLLRARWRADGFVNPPRPEGSPRSFTGFKDGTAHPDTASAREMDRLVWVGPEGPGWARGGSYQVLRTIRLRAEAWDRVPLDEQERIFGRRKSTGAPLDGKKESDPLDYGRDPQGRVTPLDSHIRRANPRTPGSEDSVLLRRSYNVDRGLAPDGTLDVGLVFCCYQRDVERQFATVQRRLEGERFADFSTTTGGGYFLTLPGVTDASDWYGSALLGS; translated from the coding sequence GTGGGAGGCGCGGGGCTGATCGGCGCCGGGGCGGCGGGCGCCGCTTCCGCTGCCCCGGCGGCGGGCTCGGACGAGGGCCGGGTGCCGTTCCACGGGCCGCACCAGGCGGGCATCCTCACTCCGCAGCAGCGGTTCGGCGGTTTCGTCGCCTTCGACGTGCTGGCGCGGGACCGGGCGGAGCTGGAGGCGCTCTTGCGGAAGTTGACCGTCCGGTGCCGCGTCCTCACCGCCGGGGTCACCCCGAAGGATCCGGATGTGGCAGCGCTGCGGGGACCGGAGGACCGGCTGACGATCACCGTCGGGGTGGGCGCCTCGCTGTTCGACCGGCGTTTCGGCCTGCGGGGAGCACGGCCGCCCGGACTCACCCGGATGCCGCGCTTCCCCGGGGACCGGCTCGAACCGGGCGGCTGCCACGGGGACCTCTCGGTGCAGGTGTGCGCGCAGCACCCGGACGCCGTCCTCCATGTCGTACGGGATCTGGCGCGGGAGACCGGCGGGCTGCTGCGGGCCCGGTGGCGGGCCGACGGGTTCGTGAACCCGCCGCGCCCCGAGGGCAGCCCCCGGTCGTTCACCGGCTTCAAGGACGGGACCGCGCACCCGGACACCGCGTCGGCGCGGGAGATGGACCGGCTCGTCTGGGTCGGGCCGGAGGGGCCGGGCTGGGCGCGTGGCGGGAGCTACCAGGTACTGCGCACGATCCGGTTGAGGGCCGAGGCGTGGGACCGGGTACCGCTGGACGAGCAGGAGCGGATCTTCGGCCGCCGCAAGTCGACCGGGGCACCGCTGGACGGGAAGAAGGAGAGCGACCCGCTCGACTACGGGCGCGACCCGCAGGGCCGGGTGACGCCGCTGGACTCCCACATCCGCCGGGCCAATCCCCGTACCCCCGGGAGTGAGGACTCGGTCCTGCTGCGCCGGAGCTACAACGTCGACCGGGGCCTCGCTCCCGACGGCACGCTCGATGTCGGGCTCGTCTTCTGCTGCTACCAGCGGGATGTGGAGCGGCAGTTCGCGACGGTGCAGAGGCGGCTGGAGGGCGAACGGTTCGCGGACTTCAGCACCACGACGGGCGGCGGCTACTTCCTCACGCTGCCGGGGGTGACCGACGCGTCGGACTGGTACGGCTCGGCCCTGCTCGGTTCCTGA
- a CDS encoding aldose epimerase family protein: MPTVHRTPFGRAHGQSETDLWTLDSGTGVRAEILTYGGVLHSLTVPDTAGEPGPVVRSLPALDDYTDKNPYFGAIVGRYANRIAHGRFTLDGTTHHIPANDRGHALHGGPDGFHTKTWRATGHRTDTTAVLRLTLHSPDGDMGFPGALDVTATYTLDTAGTLAVDYAATTDRPTVVSLTHHAYLNLGDDDILGHTLQADADAYLPVDAGSIPEGPPAPVAGTPFDLTVPRRIGERLDHRDAQLERAGGYDHCWILRPAAPGTLRRAARLTAPGDRRTLELWTTEPGLQIYTANQLDGAFTDGTGRRHRRHGSLCLETQHLPDSPNRPGHPSTVLRPGAVLRSRTEWRFPHLRAR, from the coding sequence ATGCCCACCGTGCACCGCACACCCTTCGGCCGCGCCCACGGGCAGAGCGAGACCGATCTGTGGACCCTCGACTCCGGCACCGGCGTCCGGGCCGAGATCCTCACCTACGGCGGTGTCCTGCACAGCCTCACCGTGCCGGACACCGCGGGCGAACCCGGCCCGGTCGTGCGCTCGCTGCCCGCGCTCGACGACTACACCGACAAGAACCCGTACTTCGGGGCGATCGTCGGGCGGTACGCCAACCGCATCGCCCACGGCCGCTTCACCCTCGACGGAACCACCCACCACATCCCCGCCAACGACCGCGGCCACGCCCTGCACGGCGGCCCCGACGGCTTCCACACCAAGACCTGGCGGGCCACCGGGCACCGCACCGACACCACCGCCGTCCTCCGGCTCACCCTGCACAGCCCCGACGGCGACATGGGCTTCCCGGGCGCGCTCGACGTCACCGCCACCTACACCCTGGACACCGCCGGAACCCTCGCCGTCGACTACGCGGCCACCACCGACCGGCCCACCGTCGTCAGCCTCACCCACCACGCCTACCTCAACCTCGGCGACGACGACATCCTCGGCCACACCCTCCAGGCCGACGCCGACGCCTACCTCCCCGTCGACGCCGGCTCCATCCCCGAGGGCCCGCCCGCCCCGGTGGCCGGCACCCCCTTCGACCTCACCGTCCCCCGCCGCATCGGCGAACGCCTCGACCACCGCGACGCCCAGCTGGAACGGGCCGGCGGCTACGACCACTGCTGGATCCTGCGCCCCGCGGCCCCCGGAACCCTGCGCCGTGCCGCCCGCCTCACCGCCCCCGGCGACCGGCGCACCCTGGAGCTGTGGACCACCGAACCGGGCCTCCAGATCTACACCGCCAACCAGCTCGACGGCGCGTTCACCGACGGCACCGGCCGCCGCCACCGGCGCCACGGCTCGCTCTGCCTGGAGACCCAGCACCTCCCGGACTCACCCAACCGCCCCGGCCACCCGAGCACGGTGCTGCGCCCCGGAGCCGTGCTGCGCAGCCGCACCGAATGGCGCTTCCCGCACCTGCGGGCACGGTAG
- a CDS encoding discoidin domain-containing protein, translating to MRAQRWRWRAISAVITTSLLMIGVPSFAAAAADGPNLAAGRAAAASSAHAEYGAANITDGNRSTYWESAGGGMPQWIQTDLGAGTRVDEVTLTLPAGWEARTQTLSLQGSADGTSFATLKNSATYTFAPGAANEVTIAFPATLTRFVRVDITANTGWPAAQLSELEVRGAGDSSPDLARGKTLTASSSNGSQIPANANDGNRDSHWASRNDQFPQWIQADLGASLGVDRVVLRLPDGWAARSQTLKLQGSANGTDFTDLTASKAYRFDAAGGQSATISFDAATTRYVRVLFTANTGAQAAQLAELEIYGPTTGDTQAPTAPKNLAFTEPATGQIRLTWKASTDDTGVTGYDVYANNTLLTSVSGDVTTYTDTRPAGQSVSYFVRAKDAAGNVSADSNTVTRDGDSGDTQAPTAPAALAFTEPAGGPVKLTWQASTDNKGVTGYDIYANNVLRGSVAGDVLTYTDTPSASTTVSYFVRAKDAAGNVSGDSNTVTRNGQSGSVSNLAVNKPITASSVVHTYVAANANDNSTSTYWEGAGGSYPNTLTVRLGSNADTESVVVKLNPDSSWGPRTQRIEVLGREQSSSSFNSLSAAKDYAFSPASGNTVTIPVSARVADVRLRFTANSGAGAGQVAEFQVLGAPAANPDLQVTGITAAPATPVETDEITLTATVRNSGALAAPASKVELRLGSTKVATASAGALASGASTQVSASIGARNAGSYELSAVADPADEIIEENETDNTYTSASPLVVKPVSSSDLVAAAVTTSPSAASAGDTVTFSVALKNQGTVASAGGAHGITLTLVDSKGATVKTLTGAHDGAIAAGATTAPVPLGTWTAANGSYTVRTVIAADANELPVKRENNTATQALFVGRGADMPYDMYEAEDGTTGGGARVVGPNRTVGDIAGEASGRKAVTLNNTGNYVEFTTRAATNTLVTRFSVPDAPGGGGIDSTLNVYVDGVFLKAIDLTSKYAWLYGNETAPGNSPGSGAPRHIYDEANMMLGRTVPAGSKIRLQKDSANTSTYAIDFVSLEQVAPVANPNPATYTVPAGFTHQDVQNALDKVRMDTTGTLVGVYLPAGEYSTAGKFQVYGKAVKVVGAGPWYTRFNAPATQDNTDVGFRAEASAKGSSFANFAYFGNYTSRIDGPGKVFDFSNVSDIVIDNIWNEHMVCLYWGANTDNVTIKNSRIRNMFADGVNMTNGSTDNLVTNNEARATGDDSFALFSAIDAGGADMKNNVYENLTSILTWRAAGVAVYGGYDNTFRNIHIADTLVYSGITVSSLDFGYPMNGFGTGPTTIENVSIVRAGGHFWGSQTFPGIWLFSASKVFQGIRINNVDIVDPTYSGIMFQTNYVGGQPQFPIKDTVLSDISISGARKSGDAFDAKSGFGLWANEMPEAGQGPAVGEVTFNGLKFSDNAQDVKNTTPGFRININP from the coding sequence ATGAGAGCCCAACGCTGGAGATGGCGAGCGATATCCGCCGTCATCACGACCAGTCTTCTGATGATCGGTGTGCCGTCGTTCGCCGCCGCGGCGGCCGACGGCCCCAACCTCGCCGCGGGCCGGGCCGCGGCCGCGAGCAGCGCCCACGCCGAGTACGGCGCGGCCAACATCACCGACGGCAACCGGTCGACGTACTGGGAGAGCGCCGGAGGCGGGATGCCCCAGTGGATCCAGACCGACCTGGGCGCGGGCACCCGGGTCGACGAGGTGACGCTGACCCTCCCTGCGGGCTGGGAGGCCCGCACCCAGACGCTGTCCCTCCAGGGCAGCGCGGACGGCACCAGCTTCGCGACCCTGAAGAACTCCGCGACGTACACCTTCGCCCCCGGCGCCGCGAACGAGGTCACCATCGCGTTCCCGGCCACCCTGACCCGCTTCGTGCGCGTCGACATCACCGCCAACACCGGCTGGCCGGCCGCCCAGCTCTCCGAACTGGAAGTCCGGGGCGCCGGGGACTCCTCGCCCGACCTCGCCAGGGGAAAGACCCTCACCGCCAGCAGCAGCAACGGCTCACAGATCCCGGCCAACGCCAACGACGGCAACCGCGACAGCCACTGGGCGAGCAGGAACGACCAGTTCCCGCAGTGGATCCAGGCCGACCTGGGCGCGTCGCTGGGTGTGGACCGGGTGGTGCTGCGACTGCCCGACGGCTGGGCGGCACGCAGCCAGACCCTGAAGCTCCAGGGCAGCGCCAACGGCACGGACTTCACCGACCTGACCGCGTCCAAGGCCTACCGCTTCGACGCGGCGGGCGGACAGTCGGCGACGATCAGCTTCGACGCCGCGACCACCCGGTACGTCCGTGTCCTGTTCACCGCCAACACCGGTGCACAAGCTGCCCAGTTGGCGGAGCTGGAGATCTACGGGCCCACCACCGGGGACACGCAGGCCCCGACCGCGCCGAAGAACCTCGCCTTCACGGAGCCCGCCACCGGCCAGATCCGGCTCACCTGGAAGGCCTCGACGGACGACACGGGCGTCACGGGCTACGACGTCTACGCGAACAACACGCTGCTCACCAGCGTGAGCGGTGACGTCACCACGTACACCGACACCCGTCCGGCCGGGCAGAGCGTCAGCTACTTCGTCCGCGCCAAGGACGCGGCGGGCAACGTCTCGGCCGACAGCAACACCGTCACCCGTGACGGCGACAGCGGCGACACCCAGGCCCCCACCGCCCCCGCAGCCCTGGCGTTCACCGAACCGGCCGGCGGTCCGGTGAAGCTGACCTGGCAGGCGTCCACCGACAACAAGGGCGTGACCGGCTACGACATCTACGCCAACAACGTGCTGCGCGGCAGCGTCGCGGGCGATGTGCTGACCTACACCGACACCCCGTCGGCGTCCACCACGGTCAGCTACTTCGTACGGGCCAAGGACGCGGCGGGCAACGTCTCCGGGGACAGCAACACCGTCACCCGCAACGGGCAGAGCGGCTCCGTGTCCAACCTCGCCGTGAACAAGCCGATCACGGCCTCCTCCGTGGTCCACACCTACGTCGCCGCGAACGCCAACGACAACAGCACCTCCACCTACTGGGAGGGCGCGGGAGGCAGTTACCCCAACACGCTCACCGTGCGGCTCGGCTCCAACGCCGACACCGAGAGCGTCGTCGTCAAGCTCAACCCCGACAGCAGCTGGGGGCCGCGCACCCAGCGCATCGAGGTACTCGGCCGGGAGCAGAGCTCCTCCTCCTTCAACTCCCTGTCCGCCGCGAAGGACTACGCCTTCAGCCCCGCGTCCGGCAACACGGTGACCATCCCGGTCTCCGCCCGCGTCGCGGACGTCCGGCTGAGGTTCACCGCCAACAGCGGCGCGGGCGCCGGCCAGGTCGCCGAGTTCCAGGTCCTGGGCGCCCCGGCGGCCAACCCCGACCTCCAGGTCACCGGCATCACCGCCGCGCCCGCCACCCCGGTCGAGACGGACGAGATCACCCTGACCGCGACGGTCCGCAACTCCGGAGCGCTCGCCGCTCCGGCGAGCAAGGTCGAGCTGCGGCTCGGCTCCACCAAGGTCGCCACCGCCTCGGCCGGCGCCCTCGCGTCGGGCGCCTCCACCCAGGTCAGCGCCTCCATCGGGGCGCGGAACGCGGGCAGTTACGAACTGAGCGCGGTCGCCGACCCGGCGGACGAGATCATCGAGGAGAACGAGACCGACAACACCTACACCAGCGCCTCCCCCCTGGTCGTGAAGCCGGTCTCCAGCTCCGACCTGGTGGCCGCCGCGGTCACCACCTCGCCGTCGGCCGCGTCGGCGGGCGACACGGTCACCTTCTCCGTCGCCCTGAAGAACCAGGGCACGGTGGCCTCGGCGGGCGGCGCGCACGGCATCACGCTGACCCTCGTCGACAGTAAGGGCGCCACGGTGAAGACCCTCACCGGCGCCCACGACGGGGCCATCGCGGCGGGCGCCACGACCGCACCCGTCCCGCTGGGCACCTGGACCGCGGCCAACGGCTCGTACACCGTACGGACCGTGATCGCGGCCGACGCCAACGAGCTCCCGGTCAAGCGCGAGAACAACACCGCCACCCAGGCCCTCTTCGTCGGACGCGGCGCCGACATGCCGTACGACATGTACGAGGCGGAGGACGGCACGACCGGCGGCGGCGCCCGGGTCGTCGGCCCGAACCGGACCGTCGGCGACATCGCGGGCGAGGCCTCCGGTCGCAAGGCCGTCACCCTCAACAACACCGGGAACTACGTCGAGTTCACCACCAGGGCCGCCACCAACACCCTGGTCACCCGGTTCTCCGTCCCGGACGCCCCGGGCGGCGGCGGCATCGACTCCACGCTGAACGTCTACGTCGACGGCGTCTTCCTCAAGGCGATCGACCTCACCTCGAAGTACGCCTGGCTGTACGGGAACGAGACCGCTCCCGGCAACTCCCCGGGCTCCGGGGCGCCCCGCCACATCTACGACGAGGCGAACATGATGCTGGGCAGGACCGTCCCGGCAGGGTCGAAGATCCGGCTCCAGAAGGACAGCGCCAACACCTCCACGTACGCGATCGACTTCGTCAGCCTGGAGCAGGTCGCCCCGGTCGCCAACCCGAACCCCGCGACGTACACCGTGCCTGCCGGCTTCACCCACCAGGACGTCCAGAACGCCCTGGACAAGGTCCGCATGGACACCACCGGCACCCTGGTGGGCGTCTACCTCCCGGCGGGGGAGTACAGCACGGCCGGCAAATTCCAGGTCTACGGCAAGGCCGTGAAGGTCGTCGGGGCGGGGCCCTGGTACACCCGGTTCAACGCCCCGGCCACGCAGGACAACACCGATGTCGGCTTCCGGGCCGAAGCCAGTGCCAAGGGGTCGTCGTTCGCGAACTTCGCGTACTTCGGCAACTACACATCACGGATCGACGGGCCCGGCAAGGTCTTCGACTTCTCGAACGTCTCGGACATCGTGATCGACAACATCTGGAACGAGCACATGGTGTGCCTCTACTGGGGCGCCAACACCGACAACGTCACCATCAAGAACTCCCGTATCCGCAACATGTTCGCCGACGGCGTCAACATGACCAACGGGTCGACCGACAACCTCGTGACCAACAACGAGGCGCGGGCCACCGGTGACGACAGCTTCGCGCTCTTCTCGGCGATCGACGCCGGGGGAGCCGACATGAAGAACAACGTCTACGAGAACCTGACCTCGATCCTCACCTGGCGTGCGGCGGGCGTCGCCGTCTACGGCGGGTACGACAACACCTTCCGCAACATCCACATCGCCGACACCCTGGTGTACTCCGGGATCACGGTCAGCTCGCTGGACTTCGGCTATCCGATGAACGGATTCGGGACCGGACCGACGACGATCGAGAACGTCTCGATCGTGCGCGCGGGCGGTCACTTCTGGGGATCGCAGACGTTCCCCGGTATCTGGCTCTTCTCGGCGTCGAAGGTGTTCCAGGGCATCCGCATCAACAACGTGGACATCGTCGACCCCACGTACAGCGGGATCATGTTCCAGACGAACTATGTCGGGGGACAGCCGCAGTTCCCGATCAAGGACACCGTGCTCAGCGACATCTCCATCTCGGGGGCGCGCAAGAGCGGTGACGCGTTCGACGCCAAGTCCGGCTTCGGCCTGTGGGCCAACGAGATGCCGGAGGCGGGGCAGGGCCCGGCCGTCGGTGAAGTCACCTTCAACGGGCTGAAGTTCAGCGACAACGCTCAGGACGTCAAGAACACGACACCCGGCTTCAGGATCAACATCAACCCGTAG
- a CDS encoding type III polyketide synthase — protein MRGEPMATLCRPAIAVPEHVITMQQTLDLARETHAGHPQRDLVLRLIQNTGVQTRHLVQPIEETLKHPGFELRNRVYEAEAKRRVPDVVRQALAHAETEPSEIDLIVYVSCTGFMMPSLTAWLINTLGFRPETRQLPIAQLGCAAGGAAVNRAHDFCVAYPDANVLIVSCEFCSLCYQPTDIGVGSLLSNGLFGDALSAAVVRGQGGTGMRLERNASHLVPDTEDWISYAVRDTGFHFLLDKRVPGTMEMLAPVLQDLVDLHGWSVPDMDFFIVHAGGPRILDDLCHFLKLPPEMFRYSRATLTERGNIASSVVFDALARLFDDGGAAESAQGLIAGFGPGITAEAAVGSWTHDDLRPAVEAGLDELELTAGVALSG, from the coding sequence ATACGAGGAGAACCCATGGCGACCCTGTGCAGACCCGCCATCGCTGTGCCCGAGCACGTCATCACGATGCAGCAGACCCTGGACCTGGCCCGCGAGACCCACGCCGGGCACCCGCAGCGCGATCTCGTCCTGCGGCTCATCCAGAACACCGGAGTGCAGACCCGGCACCTCGTGCAGCCCATCGAGGAGACCCTGAAGCACCCCGGATTCGAGCTCCGCAACCGGGTGTACGAGGCCGAGGCCAAGAGGCGGGTGCCCGACGTCGTCCGGCAGGCCCTCGCCCACGCCGAGACCGAGCCGTCCGAGATCGACCTCATCGTCTACGTCTCCTGCACGGGCTTCATGATGCCCTCGCTGACCGCGTGGCTCATCAACACCCTGGGCTTCAGGCCCGAGACCCGCCAACTGCCCATCGCCCAGCTCGGCTGCGCGGCCGGCGGCGCGGCCGTCAACCGCGCGCACGACTTCTGCGTGGCCTACCCCGACGCCAACGTCCTCATCGTCTCCTGCGAGTTCTGCTCGCTGTGCTACCAGCCCACCGACATCGGCGTCGGCTCACTGCTCTCGAACGGGCTCTTCGGGGACGCCCTCTCCGCCGCCGTCGTACGCGGACAGGGCGGCACGGGGATGCGGCTGGAGCGCAACGCCTCGCACCTGGTGCCCGACACCGAGGACTGGATCTCCTACGCGGTCCGCGACACCGGATTCCACTTCCTGCTGGACAAGCGGGTCCCCGGCACCATGGAGATGCTCGCCCCGGTCCTCCAGGACCTGGTCGACCTGCACGGCTGGTCCGTCCCGGACATGGACTTCTTCATCGTGCACGCGGGCGGCCCGCGCATCCTGGACGACCTCTGCCACTTCCTGAAGCTGCCGCCCGAGATGTTCCGCTACAGCCGGGCCACCCTCACCGAACGCGGCAACATCGCCAGCTCCGTCGTCTTCGACGCGCTGGCCCGCCTCTTCGACGACGGCGGTGCCGCGGAGTCCGCGCAGGGCCTCATCGCCGGCTTCGGACCCGGCATCACCGCCGAGGCGGCCGTGGGCAGCTGGACCCACGACGACCTCCGCCCGGCCGTCGAAGCCGGCCTCGACGAGCTGGAGCTGACCGCCGGCGTTGCGCTGTCCGGCTGA
- a CDS encoding S8 family peptidase, producing MRLPARWAAAALLLIAPMVATPAPASADSGPEGVVVEQSTRAVPGQYIVTLEPELSPDAVLRELGLSPMFRYANVLHGFAATLTAAELAAVRTVPGVLAVEENAEVAVEAPRAGSLFGAPAAGWGTDRIDQRTLPLDDAFTTTATGDGVKVYVVDTGIDAAHSEFGGRVVQGYDAVGDGRDGMDCNGHGTHVAGTAGGATSGVAEDASLVNVRVLNCQGRGTWAGILAGFDWVAKDAERTKAPGVLNASLGGARSTAVDAAVEAVADAGVLPVVAAGNDDRDACDVSPAAADGVVTVGASDRQDRETSFSNWGSCLALYAPGADIVSARLGGGTVSLNGTSMASPHVAGVAALYKEENPSASPAAVARWLTDTATPGVLLGLGQGSPDRLLYTGGL from the coding sequence ATGCGCCTGCCCGCCCGATGGGCCGCGGCCGCCCTGCTGCTGATCGCCCCGATGGTCGCCACCCCCGCCCCGGCCTCGGCCGACAGCGGCCCGGAAGGGGTCGTGGTGGAGCAGTCCACCCGGGCCGTACCCGGGCAGTACATCGTCACTCTGGAGCCCGAGCTCTCGCCGGACGCCGTCCTGCGGGAGCTCGGGCTCAGCCCGATGTTCCGCTACGCGAACGTCCTGCACGGCTTCGCCGCCACGCTCACCGCCGCCGAACTCGCCGCGGTACGGACCGTTCCCGGTGTCCTCGCCGTCGAGGAGAACGCCGAGGTCGCTGTGGAGGCCCCCAGGGCGGGAAGCCTCTTCGGGGCTCCCGCGGCCGGCTGGGGCACCGACCGCATCGACCAGCGCACCCTGCCGCTGGACGACGCCTTCACGACCACGGCCACCGGCGACGGCGTCAAGGTGTACGTCGTCGACACCGGCATCGACGCCGCGCACAGCGAGTTCGGCGGCCGGGTCGTCCAGGGGTACGACGCCGTCGGGGACGGCCGCGACGGCATGGACTGCAACGGACACGGCACCCATGTCGCCGGTACCGCGGGCGGTGCGACCTCCGGCGTAGCCGAGGACGCCTCGCTGGTGAACGTACGCGTCCTGAACTGCCAGGGCCGGGGCACCTGGGCCGGCATCCTCGCCGGGTTCGACTGGGTCGCCAAGGACGCCGAGCGCACCAAGGCCCCCGGCGTGCTGAACGCCTCGCTGGGCGGGGCGCGTTCCACCGCCGTCGACGCGGCGGTCGAGGCCGTCGCCGACGCCGGCGTGCTGCCCGTCGTGGCCGCCGGGAACGACGACCGCGACGCCTGCGACGTCTCCCCGGCCGCCGCCGACGGCGTGGTCACGGTCGGAGCGAGCGACCGGCAGGACCGGGAGACCTCCTTCAGCAACTGGGGCTCCTGCCTCGCGCTGTACGCCCCCGGGGCCGACATCGTCTCCGCCCGGCTCGGCGGCGGCACCGTCTCGCTGAACGGCACCTCCATGGCCAGCCCCCACGTCGCGGGCGTCGCCGCGCTCTACAAGGAGGAGAACCCCTCGGCCTCGCCCGCCGCCGTCGCGCGATGGCTGACGGACACGGCCACCCCCGGCGTGCTCCTCGGTCTCGGCCAGGGCTCGCCCGACCGGCTGCTGTACACCGGCGGCCTCTGA